From Acidicapsa acidisoli, the proteins below share one genomic window:
- the rfbD gene encoding dTDP-4-dehydrorhamnose reductase codes for MPRVLLLGAGGQLGMQLARRLAGEVELVALTRSELDFTNERSLRAAIFDISPEIAINAAAYTAVDKAESEPGLCAQVNASAPAVLADALARTNGWLIHYSTDYVFDGTGTEPWRETDATGPLSVYGQTKLDGELAIAATGCRHVILRTSWVYAEEGRNFLHTMLRLGRERDLLKVVDDQIGAPTTAEAIAAATMVVLRQLAASEDARDAVGVYHLTCAGATSWCGFAHAIFAEFAARQKAPVVMPIPTEAYPTPAKRPRNSRLCCDKFFGRFGYRMPEWQDALRDVARAMLSKA; via the coding sequence ATGCCGCGAGTGTTGCTGCTTGGCGCGGGTGGGCAGTTAGGGATGCAGTTAGCGCGGAGGCTCGCGGGAGAAGTCGAGTTAGTGGCCTTGACTCGTTCCGAGTTGGATTTTACAAACGAACGCTCCTTGAGGGCGGCAATTTTCGATATTTCTCCCGAGATTGCTATCAATGCTGCAGCTTATACAGCAGTGGATAAGGCTGAGTCGGAGCCCGGGTTGTGCGCCCAGGTGAACGCTAGTGCTCCGGCTGTGCTTGCCGATGCATTGGCTCGGACGAATGGCTGGCTGATTCACTATTCGACGGATTATGTCTTTGATGGAACAGGCACAGAGCCTTGGCGGGAGACGGATGCGACGGGCCCGCTGAGCGTTTATGGTCAGACGAAGTTGGATGGAGAATTGGCGATTGCGGCGACCGGATGCCGGCATGTGATTCTTCGGACGAGCTGGGTTTACGCGGAAGAGGGCAGGAATTTTCTGCATACGATGCTGAGGCTGGGCCGGGAGCGCGATTTGCTCAAGGTTGTCGATGATCAGATTGGCGCGCCGACGACTGCTGAGGCGATTGCCGCGGCTACGATGGTTGTCTTGCGGCAACTGGCGGCGAGTGAAGATGCGAGGGATGCGGTTGGGGTGTATCACCTGACTTGCGCTGGGGCGACGAGTTGGTGCGGCTTTGCGCACGCCATCTTTGCAGAGTTTGCGGCGCGGCAGAAGGCTCCGGTAGTGATGCCGATTCCTACGGAGGCGTACCCGACGCCGGCAAAAAGGCCTCGGAACAGCCGTCTTTGCTGCGATAAGTTCTTTGGTCGGTTTGGATATCGGATGCCGGAGTGGCAGGATGCGCTGCGGGATGTGGCGCGGGCGATGCTTTCTAAGGCGTAA
- a CDS encoding pyridoxal phosphate-dependent decarboxylase family protein: MKIDEVRDEFARVQAQVANGPIVPHVTADEIRSYLTLRYDFKQSLPLEEVVADVEQMLQTWQVQVTHPRYFGLFNPSVTLASVLGDLLVAMYNSQLANWRTSPAANEIEKHTLGWLTDKFGLPPESIATFTSGGTEANLSAIVVALTQAFPSYGEHGLRNLPAAPTIYLTHEAHNGYNKIAHLTGLGRQALRIVKTDPNLKMDLADLERLVTEDRKNGFAPFMVIGTAGTTAAGIIDPLEEIARFCRTENLWFHADAAWGGAAILSPTLRQHLAGIESADSITCDAHKWLSVPMGCGMFFCRYPDRVAEAFRADISYMPKKTDLTVTDPLMASIQWSRRFIGLKLFLAIAHHGESGQIEMIEHQTRMGHVLREALSTSGWRIVNATPFPLVCFTRDGLSHTSFLASMRDRQIAWMSEAHVAGVHVLRACITSFRTTEAEIHWVVDEMNRLFEQESGQKSGQINSDQTMAVPPESSRVQEPIKQ, from the coding sequence ATGAAGATCGACGAAGTCAGGGACGAATTCGCAAGGGTGCAAGCGCAGGTCGCAAACGGCCCCATCGTCCCCCACGTGACAGCCGATGAGATTCGCAGCTATCTCACCTTGCGCTATGACTTCAAGCAATCGCTGCCACTCGAAGAAGTCGTCGCCGATGTCGAACAGATGCTTCAAACCTGGCAAGTCCAGGTCACCCATCCCCGCTATTTCGGCCTCTTCAACCCAAGCGTAACCCTCGCCTCGGTTCTCGGCGACCTGCTCGTCGCCATGTACAACTCGCAGCTCGCAAATTGGCGAACGTCCCCAGCCGCAAATGAAATCGAAAAGCACACGCTCGGTTGGCTCACCGATAAATTCGGCCTTCCACCCGAATCCATCGCAACCTTCACGAGCGGCGGAACAGAAGCGAACCTCTCGGCAATCGTAGTCGCCTTGACCCAGGCCTTCCCAAGCTATGGAGAACACGGCCTTCGCAACCTTCCCGCAGCGCCCACCATCTACCTCACCCACGAAGCACACAACGGCTACAACAAGATTGCGCATCTGACCGGCCTTGGCAGACAAGCCCTTCGCATCGTCAAAACCGATCCCAATCTGAAGATGGATCTCGCCGATCTTGAGCGCCTGGTCACAGAAGACCGGAAGAACGGATTCGCCCCCTTTATGGTCATCGGCACAGCCGGAACCACCGCGGCTGGAATCATCGATCCCCTCGAAGAGATAGCTCGATTCTGCCGAACCGAGAACCTTTGGTTTCATGCAGACGCAGCATGGGGTGGCGCAGCCATCCTTTCGCCAACACTCCGGCAGCACCTCGCTGGTATTGAATCCGCCGACTCGATCACTTGTGACGCGCACAAGTGGCTCTCCGTTCCAATGGGTTGCGGCATGTTCTTCTGCCGGTATCCCGACCGCGTCGCCGAAGCCTTCCGCGCCGACATCTCCTACATGCCGAAGAAGACCGATCTGACCGTCACCGACCCCTTGATGGCCTCCATCCAGTGGTCGCGCCGCTTCATCGGCCTCAAACTCTTCCTGGCCATCGCCCACCACGGCGAATCCGGCCAGATCGAAATGATCGAGCATCAAACCCGCATGGGCCACGTCCTTCGAGAAGCGCTCTCAACATCAGGATGGCGGATCGTCAATGCAACGCCATTCCCGCTCGTCTGCTTCACGCGCGACGGCCTGTCTCACACCAGCTTCCTCGCATCGATGCGAGACCGTCAGATCGCCTGGATGTCCGAAGCACACGTCGCAGGAGTCCACGTACTGCGCGCATGTATCACCAGTTTCAGAACGACCGAGGCCGAGATTCACTGGGTCGTCGACGAGATGAATCGTCTCTTCGAGCAAGAGTCCGGCCAGAAGTCAGGCCAGATCAATTCGGACCAAACGATGGCTGTACCTCCCGAGTCCAGCCGAGTCCAGGAGCCTATAAAGCAATGA
- the rfbC gene encoding dTDP-4-dehydrorhamnose 3,5-epimerase: protein MNVIETSLPGVLVLEPRCFHDERGMFFESFNLARMVELGLPTEWKQDNFSLSKKNVIRGIHYQIGEPQGKLVRVVTGAALDVIVDLRRSSPTFGQHTTVELNGDGSRMVWIPVGFGHGFSALTETVGLSYKVTDYYSPKAERTVLWNDPELGIDWKVSTEDAIVSAKDQAGVPFAQAEVFA from the coding sequence TTGAACGTAATCGAGACTTCTCTGCCAGGCGTCCTGGTTCTGGAGCCGCGTTGCTTTCACGATGAGCGGGGCATGTTTTTTGAGAGCTTCAATCTGGCCAGAATGGTCGAACTGGGATTGCCCACGGAGTGGAAGCAGGACAATTTTTCTCTTTCCAAAAAGAATGTTATCCGGGGGATTCATTACCAGATCGGGGAGCCGCAGGGAAAGCTGGTGCGTGTTGTGACCGGGGCTGCGCTGGACGTGATTGTGGATCTGCGGCGGAGTTCGCCGACCTTTGGTCAGCACACGACGGTGGAGCTGAACGGGGATGGATCGCGGATGGTCTGGATTCCGGTTGGGTTTGGGCATGGTTTTTCGGCTCTCACCGAGACGGTCGGCCTGAGCTATAAGGTCACCGATTATTACTCGCCCAAGGCGGAGCGCACGGTGCTGTGGAATGACCCGGAGCTTGGGATTGACTGGAAAGTTTCGACAGAAGACGCGATTGTGTCGGCGAAGGACCAGGCGGGTGTGCCGTTTGCGCAGGCGGAGGTTTTCGCCTGA
- a CDS encoding O-acetylhomoserine aminocarboxypropyltransferase/cysteine synthase family protein, with translation MKPETIAIHGGYEYDPTTKAVAVPIYQTVSYAFDSADHAAALFNLEVEGFRYTRISNPTTAVLERRVAALEGGLEALCVASGQTAVYYALLNVAELGSNIISVPQLYGTTHTMFAHLLPSQGVHVRFAESDHPDALEKLIDDKTRAIYCESVGNPAGNICDIEKLAQLAHRHGLPLIVDNTVASPILLRPIEYGADIVVHSLTKFLGGHGTTLGGAIVDSGNFPWKEHAARFPMFSQPDASYHDLVYTEHYGRAAFMGRCRSVYQRTIGAALSPMSAFLLLQGIETVALRLDRHVENGRKVAEFLRDDPRIEWVNYAGFPSSPYYNLAQKYLGGRACSLMTVGLKGGFEAAVKFHDALNLVTRLVNLGDAKSLACHPASTTHRQMSPEEQLIAGVRPEMIRLSIGIEHSDDIIADLDQALNAAI, from the coding sequence ATGAAGCCGGAAACAATCGCAATTCACGGCGGATACGAATACGATCCGACAACCAAAGCCGTAGCCGTGCCCATATATCAAACGGTTTCCTACGCATTCGACAGCGCCGATCATGCGGCGGCACTCTTCAACCTCGAAGTAGAAGGATTTCGCTACACACGCATCTCCAACCCAACCACGGCAGTCCTCGAGCGTCGCGTAGCCGCCCTCGAAGGTGGACTAGAAGCTCTTTGCGTCGCCAGCGGACAGACCGCTGTCTACTACGCCCTGCTCAATGTCGCTGAACTGGGAAGCAACATCATTTCCGTTCCCCAACTCTACGGCACCACGCACACCATGTTCGCGCATCTATTGCCGAGCCAGGGCGTGCACGTTCGATTTGCAGAGTCGGACCATCCAGACGCGCTGGAAAAGCTGATCGACGACAAAACCCGCGCCATTTACTGCGAGAGCGTGGGCAATCCAGCAGGGAACATCTGCGACATCGAGAAACTGGCGCAACTGGCTCATCGTCACGGCTTGCCTCTCATCGTCGATAACACGGTAGCCTCGCCCATCCTGCTGCGGCCCATCGAGTACGGCGCGGACATCGTCGTCCACTCTCTCACCAAGTTCCTCGGCGGCCACGGCACCACGCTGGGAGGCGCAATCGTCGACAGCGGCAACTTCCCCTGGAAAGAGCACGCCGCACGATTCCCAATGTTCAGTCAGCCGGACGCCTCCTATCACGACCTCGTCTATACCGAGCACTATGGCCGAGCCGCCTTCATGGGGCGCTGCCGCAGCGTCTATCAGCGAACCATCGGCGCGGCGCTCTCGCCCATGAGCGCCTTCCTCCTTCTTCAGGGCATCGAAACCGTTGCATTGCGTCTAGACCGCCACGTCGAAAACGGCCGAAAAGTAGCCGAATTCCTCCGCGACGATCCCAGGATCGAATGGGTCAACTACGCCGGATTCCCATCCAGCCCCTATTACAATCTCGCGCAAAAATACCTCGGCGGTCGAGCCTGCTCTCTGATGACCGTAGGCCTCAAAGGAGGCTTCGAAGCCGCCGTCAAATTCCATGACGCGCTCAATCTCGTAACGCGCCTCGTCAATCTTGGGGATGCCAAATCTCTAGCCTGCCATCCCGCGTCCACAACCCATCGGCAAATGTCGCCCGAAGAACAACTCATCGCCGGTGTGCGGCCAGAGATGATCCGCCTCAGCATCGGAATCGAACACAGCGACGACATCATCGCCGATCTGGATCAGGCGCTGAACGCAGCCATCTAG
- a CDS encoding MogA/MoaB family molybdenum cofactor biosynthesis protein: MAGFAVITISDRCAAGQQVDTAGPAVAALLAEQWPDETIGRGLVPDNEEAIVTLLSELCHQEYQLIVTAGGTGLGPRDVTPEATRRVIEREVPGLAEAMRSSGAAANQFAWLSRALAGLRGTTLIVNLPGSERGAVESLTAILPLIPHALEVIAGGRVHPKA, from the coding sequence ATGGCTGGATTTGCTGTAATAACGATTTCGGATCGGTGCGCTGCGGGTCAGCAGGTGGATACGGCAGGCCCGGCTGTGGCAGCGTTGTTGGCGGAGCAGTGGCCTGACGAGACGATCGGGCGAGGGTTGGTTCCCGATAATGAAGAAGCGATTGTGACGCTGCTCAGCGAACTGTGCCATCAGGAGTATCAGTTGATCGTGACGGCTGGAGGAACTGGGCTTGGTCCTCGGGATGTGACGCCTGAAGCGACGCGGCGCGTGATCGAGCGGGAAGTCCCGGGACTTGCCGAGGCAATGCGATCGAGTGGCGCTGCGGCGAATCAATTTGCATGGCTGAGCCGGGCTTTGGCGGGGCTGCGCGGGACGACGCTGATTGTAAATCTGCCCGGAAGTGAGCGGGGTGCGGTGGAAAGTCTGACTGCGATTCTTCCGTTAATTCCTCATGCGCTCGAGGTGATTGCCGGCGGCAGGGTACATCCCAAGGCATAA
- a CDS encoding prenyltransferase/squalene oxidase repeat-containing protein — MRRIALCLCVVLAGSLAGIGWWRVTEARASAASSIRYLTNWSPKAAAEYLDHREVWWQEWPAAKMDHGTVCVSCHTVLPYAMMRRSLGQELHESAMPEPQKILMENVEKRVAGWSEMVPYYSDAEYGPGKTAQSHATEAVVNAVILANYDAQNGRLRPVTRSAFREAWALQEVAGEDAGGWKWQDFHLAPWESAESAYQGATWLMLEAENAPDGYASEPEVQKHLESLRQYLRRHYAEQPLVNKLYVLWLSTKAPEMLDAGERKSLLDTVQNLQLPDGGWSLFSLDPQSAMERTELKRIKEQLKEQFGQIVKPLESDGYATGLVAVVLEESGRNSHDPSLNRALDWLERHQGSDGSWRTGSLNGQSDLQSDTGRFMSDAATAYAVMALENEPPARAGN; from the coding sequence ATGAGACGTATCGCTTTGTGCCTCTGCGTGGTGCTGGCCGGTTCGTTGGCGGGGATCGGCTGGTGGAGGGTAACGGAAGCGCGCGCGTCTGCCGCTTCTTCGATTCGTTACCTGACAAACTGGAGCCCGAAGGCGGCGGCGGAGTATCTGGATCACCGTGAGGTCTGGTGGCAGGAATGGCCGGCCGCGAAGATGGATCATGGGACAGTCTGCGTCTCTTGCCATACGGTATTGCCTTACGCGATGATGCGTCGCTCGCTTGGCCAGGAGTTGCACGAGTCAGCTATGCCAGAGCCGCAGAAGATCCTGATGGAGAATGTTGAAAAGCGGGTGGCCGGCTGGTCTGAGATGGTTCCGTATTACTCGGATGCCGAGTATGGGCCGGGCAAGACGGCGCAGTCTCATGCTACGGAAGCTGTTGTGAATGCAGTGATTCTGGCCAACTATGACGCACAGAATGGCCGTCTCCGTCCGGTGACGCGTAGTGCGTTCAGAGAAGCATGGGCATTACAGGAAGTGGCAGGCGAAGATGCCGGTGGATGGAAGTGGCAGGATTTCCATCTGGCGCCGTGGGAGTCGGCTGAGTCGGCCTATCAGGGGGCGACGTGGTTGATGCTGGAAGCAGAAAATGCTCCGGATGGATATGCGAGCGAGCCGGAGGTCCAGAAGCATTTGGAGAGTCTGCGGCAATATTTGCGGCGGCATTATGCGGAACAGCCCTTGGTGAACAAGCTGTATGTTTTGTGGTTGTCGACGAAGGCACCAGAGATGTTGGATGCGGGCGAGCGAAAGAGTCTGCTTGACACCGTTCAAAATTTGCAACTGCCGGATGGCGGATGGAGTCTCTTTTCCCTGGATCCCCAAAGTGCGATGGAACGCACCGAGCTGAAACGGATCAAGGAACAACTCAAAGAGCAATTCGGCCAGATCGTGAAGCCGCTGGAGAGTGATGGGTACGCGACGGGGCTGGTGGCGGTGGTGCTGGAGGAATCCGGGAGAAACAGCCATGATCCATCGTTGAACCGGGCTCTGGATTGGCTTGAGCGGCACCAGGGAAGCGATGGGAGCTGGCGGACTGGATCGCTGAACGGTCAGAGCGATTTGCAAAGTGATACGGGCCGATTTATGAGCGATGCCGCTACGGCGTATGCGGTGATGGCGCTGGAAAACGAGCCGCCAGCGCGGGCTGGAAACTAG
- a CDS encoding glutathione peroxidase codes for MRKFAMLCLLLSLATTAFAAPPKSVYDFTLKSIDGQPTPLSEYRGKVLLLVNVASRCGYTPQYTALESIYEKYKDRGLVIVGVPANNFMGQEPGTNEEIKTFCTKKYNVSFPMMSKLSVKGDDKTPLYQFLTDKSEDPKYGGEIQWNFTKFLFDRNGTPVARFEPAVKPDSPEVTAAIESALSR; via the coding sequence ATGCGCAAATTCGCAATGCTCTGCCTTTTACTCAGCCTCGCCACAACCGCCTTTGCCGCCCCGCCCAAATCCGTCTATGACTTCACCCTCAAATCCATCGACGGCCAACCTACCCCGCTCTCTGAATACCGCGGCAAAGTCCTGCTCCTCGTCAACGTAGCCAGCCGTTGCGGTTACACGCCCCAATACACAGCCCTCGAATCCATCTACGAGAAGTACAAAGACCGCGGTCTGGTTATCGTCGGCGTTCCCGCCAATAACTTCATGGGCCAGGAGCCCGGTACCAATGAGGAGATCAAGACCTTCTGCACCAAGAAATACAACGTCTCCTTCCCCATGATGTCCAAGCTCTCCGTCAAAGGCGACGACAAGACCCCGCTCTACCAGTTCCTCACCGACAAATCCGAAGATCCCAAATACGGCGGCGAAATCCAATGGAACTTCACCAAGTTCCTCTTCGATCGCAACGGCACCCCCGTCGCCCGCTTCGAACCAGCCGTCAAACCCGATTCACCCGAGGTAACCGCCGCCATCGAGTCCGCTCTCAGCCGCTAG
- the rfbA gene encoding glucose-1-phosphate thymidylyltransferase RfbA yields the protein MKGILLAGGSATRLYPVTQVVSKQLLPVYDKPMIYYPLSALMLAGIREVLIISTPRDTPSFQALLGDGSQWGMKLSYAVQPKPEGLAQAFLIGREFVGGESCALVLGDNIFHGQTLGSLLSTAAQRSSGATVFAYPVQDPERYGVVEFGSDGRAISIEEKPKAPKSRYAVTGIYFYDASVVDVAAGLKPSPRGELEITDVNRHYLEAGTLHVEVMGRGMAWLDTGTHDSLFEAGLFIKTIEQRQGLKVACPEEIAYRKGWIGAERLRELAGRAQKSGYGEYVLSLLDESFVDSEGLL from the coding sequence ATGAAGGGTATTCTTCTGGCCGGTGGTTCGGCGACGCGGTTGTATCCGGTGACGCAGGTGGTTTCGAAGCAGCTTTTGCCGGTGTACGACAAGCCGATGATTTATTACCCGTTGTCGGCGCTTATGCTGGCGGGAATCCGAGAAGTTCTGATCATTTCTACGCCGCGCGATACGCCGAGTTTTCAGGCGCTGCTGGGAGACGGCAGCCAATGGGGCATGAAACTGAGCTATGCAGTCCAGCCGAAGCCGGAGGGTTTGGCGCAGGCGTTTCTGATCGGGCGGGAGTTTGTTGGCGGTGAGAGCTGCGCGCTGGTGCTGGGGGACAACATCTTCCATGGGCAGACGCTGGGCTCGCTGTTGTCGACCGCGGCACAGCGCAGCTCGGGAGCGACGGTGTTTGCGTACCCGGTACAGGATCCGGAGCGGTATGGAGTGGTGGAGTTTGGCTCCGATGGGCGCGCTATCAGCATTGAAGAGAAGCCTAAGGCTCCGAAGTCTCGGTATGCTGTGACGGGAATCTACTTCTACGATGCGTCGGTGGTCGATGTGGCTGCGGGATTGAAGCCGTCGCCGCGCGGGGAGCTGGAAATTACGGACGTGAACCGGCATTATCTGGAAGCGGGTACGCTGCATGTCGAGGTAATGGGGCGCGGCATGGCGTGGCTGGATACGGGCACGCACGACTCGCTCTTTGAAGCGGGATTGTTTATCAAGACGATTGAGCAGCGGCAGGGATTGAAGGTTGCGTGCCCGGAAGAGATTGCGTACCGCAAGGGTTGGATCGGCGCGGAGCGGCTGCGGGAACTGGCCGGGCGGGCGCAAAAGAGCGGATACGGGGAGTATGTGTTGTCGTTGCTGGACGAGTCGTTTGTGGATTCGGAGGGTTTGCTTTGA
- a CDS encoding glycosyltransferase family 2 protein — translation MTPEDSSSYPFDLSLIIVSFNTREVLRESLQSVARERGDLRLEIFVVDNNSHDGSVAMVESEFPEAQVLRSEVNLGFGSANNLALERAQGRFLVLLNSDAFLHPRSLQLALQHMQENPETGLAGGRLVGRDSELQPSARMLPTILSDFLVMSGLAHKYSKSRFFGRFDRTWADPMQPAEVGWVPGAFSIIRPEALRKVGLFDPDFFLYSEEVDLCKRIQNAGYKIMYWPDIVVTHIGGESSRQIKTLAMSSSGAQLIRWSMRSTLLYYRKHHGAKVWLVKMLELTLFRLTSLRNSISSDPQRKERAQVSRNMVRLMQQAWKDTNGGRVSPPRPWSFD, via the coding sequence ATGACCCCAGAAGATTCATCCTCTTATCCCTTCGATCTCTCACTGATCATCGTCTCTTTCAACACCCGCGAAGTCCTGCGCGAATCCCTGCAGTCCGTTGCACGGGAACGGGGCGATCTTCGCCTTGAGATATTCGTCGTCGATAACAACTCGCACGATGGTTCCGTCGCGATGGTCGAATCTGAGTTTCCCGAAGCCCAGGTACTGCGCAGCGAGGTGAATCTGGGCTTCGGCTCCGCCAACAACCTCGCACTGGAGCGTGCCCAGGGTCGTTTTCTCGTCCTGTTGAACTCCGACGCCTTCCTGCACCCCAGATCTCTCCAGTTGGCCCTCCAGCACATGCAGGAAAATCCGGAAACAGGTCTGGCCGGAGGCCGTCTCGTTGGGCGCGACTCCGAGCTGCAGCCTTCCGCACGTATGCTGCCAACGATTCTCTCTGACTTCCTGGTCATGAGCGGCCTCGCCCACAAATATTCAAAGTCCCGATTCTTCGGCAGATTCGACCGCACCTGGGCGGACCCAATGCAGCCCGCCGAAGTAGGCTGGGTTCCCGGAGCCTTTTCCATCATTCGCCCCGAAGCACTTCGCAAAGTCGGCCTCTTCGATCCGGATTTTTTCCTCTACTCCGAAGAAGTTGACCTCTGCAAACGAATTCAGAATGCCGGTTACAAAATCATGTATTGGCCGGATATCGTGGTAACCCATATAGGGGGCGAATCATCCCGCCAGATCAAGACCCTGGCGATGTCTTCTTCCGGCGCCCAGCTCATCCGCTGGAGCATGCGCAGCACTCTGCTCTATTACCGAAAGCATCATGGCGCCAAAGTATGGCTGGTGAAGATGCTCGAGCTCACACTCTTTCGCCTGACCTCGTTACGGAACTCGATCAGCAGCGACCCTCAAAGAAAAGAACGCGCCCAGGTCAGCCGCAACATGGTCCGTCTCATGCAACAGGCGTGGAAAGACACCAACGGCGGCCGAGTATCGCCTCCCAGACCCTGGAGCTTCGACTAG
- the metA gene encoding homoserine O-succinyltransferase MetA: MPAYLNSIPSSKHLNLRCLNIGLINNMPDGALEATERQFLSLLNAASDATPEGITVRLSLYSLPGIPRNEIGASRIRNFYTSTETFLDTHFDGLIVTGREPLTPNLQDEPYWDSFTKVLEWARENTHSTVWSCLAAHAAALHMDGVTRVRSPHKHCGVFDCAQLASHTLTEGTPARFSLPHSRWNGLPEDALTASGYNVLTRSSDVGVDTFVKQFKSLFLFFQGHPEYESNTLLLEYRRDVGRFLRQETKIYPLMPRNYFAPDTVQALTALQRKAENSPDEKFLAEVSDILEKLGIENTWAPTAQCIYKNWLQYILAQKNLKNLDRQHADEANPLHGETATLASAASLP; encoded by the coding sequence ATGCCGGCATATTTGAATTCCATTCCGTCGAGCAAGCACCTCAATCTCCGCTGCCTTAATATCGGCTTGATCAACAACATGCCCGACGGCGCTCTAGAAGCCACCGAGCGTCAGTTTCTCTCGCTCCTCAATGCAGCCTCTGATGCAACGCCCGAGGGCATCACGGTCCGCCTCTCGCTCTACTCATTACCCGGCATCCCGCGCAATGAAATCGGCGCGAGCCGCATTCGCAACTTCTACACAAGCACCGAAACGTTTCTCGACACGCATTTCGACGGGCTCATAGTCACTGGCCGCGAACCCCTGACGCCAAATTTGCAAGACGAACCCTATTGGGACAGCTTCACAAAAGTTCTGGAGTGGGCCCGCGAAAACACGCATTCGACCGTCTGGTCCTGTCTTGCCGCGCACGCCGCAGCCCTCCACATGGATGGCGTCACCCGAGTCAGAAGCCCTCACAAACATTGCGGTGTCTTCGATTGCGCGCAACTGGCATCACACACACTCACCGAAGGCACACCCGCGCGTTTCAGCCTGCCGCACTCCAGATGGAACGGCCTGCCGGAAGACGCATTAACCGCTTCCGGATATAACGTGCTCACGCGATCCTCCGATGTGGGCGTGGACACATTCGTGAAGCAGTTCAAGAGCCTTTTCCTCTTCTTTCAGGGCCATCCCGAGTACGAATCCAACACGCTCCTGTTGGAATATCGCAGAGACGTCGGGCGCTTTCTCCGGCAAGAAACGAAGATCTACCCATTAATGCCGCGGAACTACTTCGCCCCCGATACCGTCCAAGCCCTGACGGCGCTGCAGCGGAAAGCCGAGAACAGCCCGGATGAGAAATTCCTGGCAGAAGTTTCAGACATTCTGGAAAAGCTAGGCATCGAAAACACCTGGGCTCCTACCGCACAATGCATCTATAAAAACTGGCTGCAATACATACTCGCCCAGAAAAACCTGAAAAATCTGGACAGACAGCACGCCGACGAAGCAAATCCATTGCACGGAGAGACGGCAACGTTGGCCTCCGCGGCCAGCCTGCCTTAG